The window GGAAGTATGAAATTGTTTCTTTGTTAGCTGAGAGTGGTGCCGATGTGAATGAAAGCTTACAGTTTATTGATTACAACTCTCCAAATGTCCCGAAGCTCGATATGAGGGGCTATACTCCTCTTCACTTGGCCGTTGAAAATGCTGACGGTAGGATGGTGAAGCTTTTGCTATCTTTGGGGGCGTCGACTGATGCAACTTATCACGGGAAGACAGTTCTCGAATTTGCGCGCGAACAAAAAAATTCTAGCCTTATTGAGATACTGAGCAACGAGACAGAGTCAGACTAGGGGATTGAAAAGATTTAAAAGGGCAGGCTAATAATAATGCTGTATCCGCTGGGGCATTTTCAGGGACAGGCTAAATCCATGAAACCAAAATGGTTCGACATACTACCCCGCCTTTGATGGAAATGGGAACGTAATGGCTTACTACGCAGCAAACACCGGAGAAAGCGTGGCTGAGTTCGAATATGGCTCTTCGGCGAGCCCCTCCG of the Coraliomargarita sinensis genome contains:
- a CDS encoding ankyrin repeat domain-containing protein codes for the protein MFFLLAFFLVACSSEKDEYHQDDKELAPVDWSKWNRPELHYYVREGEIEEIKKAIKTNPSVVSEKSANGSGSALFEAVRHGKYEIVSLLAESGADVNESLQFIDYNSPNVPKLDMRGYTPLHLAVENADGRMVKLLLSLGASTDATYHGKTVLEFAREQKNSSLIEILSNETESD